A window of Fragaria vesca subsp. vesca linkage group LG7, FraVesHawaii_1.0, whole genome shotgun sequence contains these coding sequences:
- the LOC101299127 gene encoding probable LRR receptor-like serine/threonine-protein kinase At1g56130-like produces MKFSFLCSKCLLSSRAGIVDDSNLPGVQFLQNVHAFSYEELKVATNEFNPSNKIGEGGFGTVYKGRLNDGRDVAVKVLSVESRQGDREFMSELSSVSNIRHENLVQLHGGCIEGRRRILVYEYMEHNSLARILLGDDKLRSKLNWRVRKEICIGIARGLFHIHEEVKPHIVHRDIKASNILMEKNFNPRISDFGLSKLFPEHVSHITTRVAGTLGYLAPEYAVSGHLTRKSDVYSYGVLILQIVSGRSAVDFDIELGEHYLVQKAWEMHKDNRLVDIIDSTLEHDGNFSEEEAIHFLKVGLLCVQEKCNLRPKMSAAIEMMMIDQNDQIKVNAFNNVEIPQPGVINNNDLKIAPRKSESSSKSSTSSMQSSQVYRFNSRV; encoded by the exons ATGAAGTTCTCTTTTCTTTGCTCGAAGTGTTTATTATCTTCTCGGGCAGGAATCGTCGATGATAGTAACTTACCTG GTGTGCAGTTTCTTCAAAATGTCCACGCCTTCTCATACGAAGAATTGAAAGTTGCCACCAATGAGTTTAATCCCTCCAATAAAATTGGTGAAGGCGGATTTGGAACTGTCTACAAG GGAAGATTAAATGACGGAAGAGATGTGGCCGTGAAAGTTCTTTCAGTAGAATCAAGACAAGGTGACAGGGAGTTCATGTCGGAGCTATCATCAGTCTCCAACATTCGACATGAAAATTTGGTGCAGTTGCACGGTGGTTGCATCGAAGGCCGTCGTCGAATTCTTGTTTACGAATACATGGAACACAACAGCCTCGCTCGCATCTTGCTAG GTGATGACAAACTAAGATCAAAATTAAATTGGAGAGTGCGAAAAGAAATTTGTATAGGAATTGCACGAGGACTTTTCCATATTCATGAAGAGGTTAAACCACACATCGTACACAGAGACATCAAAGCAAGCAACATACTAATGGAGAAGAACTTCAATCCAAGAATCTCCGATTTCGGACTATCGAAGCTCTTTCCAGAACACGTTTCTCACATCACTACACGAGTGGCCGGAACATT AGGCTATCTTGCTCCGGAATATGCCGTTTCCGGTCATCTAACACGGAAATCAGACGTGTACAGTTACGGTGTACTGATTTTGCAAATAGTCAGTGGACGATCGGCAGTTGACTTTGATATAGAACTTGGAGAACACTATCTTGTCCAAAAG GCATGGGAAATGCATAAGGACAACAGGCTCGTAGATATAATCGACTCGACACTTGAGCATGATGGCAACTTCTCAGAGGAGGAAGCTATCCATTTCCTAAAGGTGGGTCTACTATGTGTACAAGAGAAATGCAACCTCAGGCCAAAAATGTCAGCAGCCATTGAAATGATGATGATCGATCAGAACGACCAGATCAAAGTAAATGCTTTCAACAACGTGGAAATACCGCAGCCAGGAGTGATCAATAATAATGACTTGAAAATAGCTCCAAGGAAGAGTGAAAGTAGCTCAAAATCCAGCACGAGCAGCATGCAGAGCTCTCAAGTGTACCGGTTTAATTCTAGAGTCTAA